From Nocardioides daedukensis, the proteins below share one genomic window:
- a CDS encoding ABC transporter ATP-binding protein, whose amino-acid sequence MTAVLEFAGVTVRRGQATLLNDINWTVEEDERWVILGPNGAGKTTLMQVASAQMHPTAGVAGILGEVLGTVDVFDLRPRIGLTSAVLAERIPRGELVRDVVVSASYGVVGRWREHYDGLDHERAEQLLVELGAQRLLDRTFGTLSEGERKRVQIARALMADPELLLLDEPAAGLDLGGREDLVSTLSVLASDEFAPATVLVSHHVEEIPPGFTHALLLRQGEIVAAGPKERVITEELLSATFGMPLIVRHEDERYSARRRSRQHAGTGRG is encoded by the coding sequence ATGACCGCCGTACTTGAGTTCGCAGGGGTGACGGTCCGTCGCGGGCAGGCGACACTCCTCAACGACATCAACTGGACCGTCGAGGAGGACGAGCGGTGGGTGATCCTCGGACCCAACGGCGCTGGCAAGACCACCTTGATGCAGGTCGCGTCCGCGCAGATGCACCCGACCGCCGGTGTTGCCGGCATCCTCGGTGAGGTGCTCGGCACCGTCGATGTCTTCGACCTGCGTCCTCGGATCGGCCTGACCAGTGCCGTGCTCGCTGAGCGGATCCCACGTGGCGAGCTGGTGCGCGACGTCGTCGTCTCCGCCTCGTACGGCGTGGTGGGGCGTTGGCGCGAGCACTACGACGGACTCGACCACGAGCGGGCCGAACAGCTCCTGGTGGAGCTCGGTGCGCAACGACTCCTGGACCGGACCTTCGGCACCTTGAGCGAGGGGGAGCGCAAGCGCGTGCAGATCGCCCGAGCGTTGATGGCCGACCCGGAGCTGCTGCTCCTCGACGAGCCCGCGGCAGGGCTGGACCTCGGTGGCCGCGAGGACCTGGTGTCCACGCTCTCGGTGCTGGCCAGCGACGAGTTCGCACCTGCCACGGTCCTGGTCTCCCACCACGTCGAGGAGATCCCGCCCGGCTTCACCCACGCGCTGTTGCTGCGTCAGGGTGAGATCGTCGCGGCCGGTCCGAAGGAGCGGGTGATCACCGAGGAGCTGCTGAGCGCCACGTTCGGGATGCCACTGATCGTGCGCCACGAGGACGAGCGCTACAGCGCGCGCCGTCGAAGTCGCCAACATGCAGGCACCGGGCGGGGCTAG
- a CDS encoding SPFH domain-containing protein — MGTAILVLMLLVIVLVVVALAKTVRIIPQARAGIVERFGKYKGSLPAGLNIVVPFIDKVRYVIDLREQVVSFPPQPVITEDNLVVSIDTVIYFQVTDPVSATYEIANYIQAVEQLTMTTLRNIVGGMDLEETLTSRDAINSRLRGVLDEATGRWGIRVNRVELKGIDPPPSIKDSMEKQMRADRDKRAAILTAEGQRQSAILTAEGAKQSAILNAEGDRESQILRAQADRESQILRAQGEGQAIQTVFQAIHDGQPDQSLLAYQYLQMMPKIAEGDANKVWIVPSEIGKALEGLGSTMNDLRGIPQDVDGPRVRVDMGSSEPDVPRTGDSTLSSAHAAVEEAIAEAKGAAVGSDRPAAARPAQSSSDTPAPPVPPVDGPPSGPGAAPTP, encoded by the coding sequence ATGGGAACCGCCATCCTCGTCCTCATGCTGCTCGTCATCGTGCTCGTGGTCGTCGCCCTCGCGAAGACCGTGCGGATCATCCCGCAGGCACGTGCCGGCATCGTGGAGCGATTCGGGAAGTACAAGGGCTCGCTGCCCGCAGGGCTCAACATCGTCGTGCCCTTCATCGACAAGGTGCGCTACGTCATCGACCTGCGTGAGCAGGTCGTCTCCTTCCCGCCGCAGCCGGTGATCACCGAGGACAACCTCGTGGTCTCGATCGACACGGTGATCTACTTCCAGGTCACCGACCCGGTGTCGGCGACCTACGAGATCGCCAACTACATCCAGGCCGTGGAGCAGCTGACCATGACCACGCTGCGCAACATCGTGGGTGGCATGGACCTCGAGGAGACGCTGACCAGTCGCGATGCGATCAACAGTCGTCTGCGTGGGGTGCTCGACGAGGCCACTGGTCGTTGGGGCATCCGGGTGAACCGGGTCGAGCTCAAGGGCATCGACCCGCCGCCCTCCATCAAGGACTCGATGGAGAAGCAGATGCGAGCCGACCGGGACAAGCGTGCGGCCATCCTGACGGCCGAGGGCCAGCGCCAGTCGGCCATCCTCACCGCCGAGGGCGCCAAGCAGTCCGCGATCCTGAACGCGGAGGGTGACCGGGAGTCGCAGATCCTGCGCGCCCAGGCCGACCGGGAGTCGCAGATCCTGCGCGCCCAGGGTGAGGGCCAGGCCATCCAGACCGTCTTCCAGGCGATCCACGACGGCCAGCCGGACCAGTCGCTGCTGGCCTATCAGTATCTCCAGATGATGCCGAAGATCGCCGAGGGTGACGCGAACAAGGTGTGGATCGTCCCGTCGGAGATCGGCAAGGCCCTCGAGGGCCTCGGCTCGACGATGAACGACCTGCGCGGCATTCCGCAGGACGTCGATGGCCCGCGGGTCCGTGTCGACATGGGGTCCAGCGAGCCGGATGTTCCCCGGACCGGTGACTCGACCCTGTCCAGCGCCCACGCTGCCGTGGAGGAGGCCATCGCCGAGGCGAAGGGTGCCGCAGTCGGGTCGGACCGCCCCGCCGCTGCCCGGCCTGCGCAGTCCTCCTCGGACACGCCTGCGCCGCCGGTGCCGCCGGTTGACGGCCCGCCGAGCGGACCGGGGGCAGCGCCCACGCCGTGA
- a CDS encoding NfeD family protein: protein MDWLREHAWETWLALSIGLGVLEMFSLDFVLLMLAAGAAVGMIAALLGLPLILQVLLAAGAAVLSLAVIRPTVVKRLHQGPELQLGHAKLIGQRAVVLEEITSTQAGLIKLDGEQWTARPYDESLAIAAGEAVEVLEIRGATAMVHPVPRLES from the coding sequence ATGGACTGGTTGCGCGAACATGCCTGGGAGACCTGGCTGGCTCTCTCGATCGGCCTCGGCGTGCTGGAGATGTTCAGCCTCGACTTCGTCCTGCTGATGCTCGCGGCCGGTGCCGCGGTGGGGATGATCGCCGCCCTGCTCGGGTTGCCGCTCATCCTTCAGGTGCTGCTCGCGGCCGGCGCGGCGGTGCTCTCGCTCGCGGTGATCCGTCCCACGGTAGTGAAGCGGCTGCACCAGGGTCCCGAGCTGCAGCTGGGGCACGCCAAGCTGATCGGCCAGCGTGCCGTGGTGCTTGAGGAGATCACCTCGACGCAGGCCGGACTGATCAAGCTCGACGGGGAGCAGTGGACCGCGCGGCCCTATGACGAGTCGCTGGCCATCGCGGCAGGTGAGGCGGTGGAGGTGCTCGAGATCCGCGGCGCCACCGCGATGGTGCACCCCGTCCCACGCCTCGAGTCCTGA